The following are from one region of the Thermoproteus uzoniensis 768-20 genome:
- a CDS encoding ABC transporter ATP-binding protein: protein MRVRGLTVSLGGVPILVDVSFDIVEGLNLVLGPNGSGKTTLLRAIAGIYRPQRGFVEVDGDIGYMPAEFADAYMTVMDVLLAGGGRAPGRYLAWLAAVGLGGYERRIFSELSTGQKRLVLLAKALAEGRLVLLDEPTANLDPAHKAAIMGVLQRLKRLKTFVVASHDLDLINIADSVVLLRGGRATQLKPEEVDGEVLSETYGVPIEVVRSGGRKLFLPRYDFYRQGEEGI from the coding sequence ATGCGGGTAAGAGGCTTGACCGTTAGCCTCGGCGGCGTCCCCATACTCGTAGACGTCTCGTTCGATATAGTCGAGGGGCTGAACTTGGTGTTGGGCCCCAACGGGTCGGGGAAGACCACTCTGCTGAGGGCCATAGCCGGCATATACAGACCGCAGAGGGGCTTCGTGGAGGTCGACGGCGATATAGGCTACATGCCCGCCGAGTTCGCCGACGCCTACATGACGGTCATGGACGTGTTGTTGGCGGGCGGCGGGAGGGCGCCGGGCAGATACCTGGCGTGGCTGGCCGCCGTCGGCCTAGGCGGCTACGAGCGGCGCATATTCTCGGAGCTCAGCACCGGGCAGAAGAGGCTCGTGTTGCTGGCCAAGGCCCTCGCAGAGGGCAGGCTGGTGTTGCTGGACGAGCCCACGGCGAACTTGGACCCGGCCCACAAGGCCGCCATAATGGGCGTCCTGCAGAGGCTGAAGAGGCTCAAGACATTCGTTGTGGCCTCCCACGACCTCGACCTCATAAACATAGCCGACTCGGTGGTCTTGCTGAGGGGAGGAAGGGCGACGCAGCTCAAGCCCGAGGAGGTGGACGGCGAGGTGCTGTCGGAGACCTACGGAGTCCCCATAGAGGTCGTCCGGTCGGGAGGCCGCAAGCTGTTTCTGCCGAGATACGATTTTTATAGGCAGGGCGAGGAGGGCATATGA
- a CDS encoding TIGR00304 family membrane protein, which produces MSVGDWIALGMGLFLLGVFLMFLAFFLEMARRGEGGGGERAEAGGVVIIGPVPIVFGSSQRITKAVLILAIALTVLVLALYLLLYWY; this is translated from the coding sequence ATGTCCGTCGGGGATTGGATTGCCTTGGGGATGGGCCTCTTCCTCCTCGGCGTCTTCCTCATGTTCCTCGCGTTTTTCCTGGAGATGGCGAGGAGGGGGGAGGGGGGCGGCGGGGAGAGGGCGGAGGCTGGGGGCGTCGTGATAATTGGGCCTGTCCCCATAGTCTTCGGGTCCAGCCAGAGAATTACGAAGGCCGTGTTGATCTTGGCGATTGCCTTGACGGTCTTGGTCCTAGCTCTGTACCTGCTTCTTTATTGGTACTAG
- a CDS encoding PaaI family thioesterase produces MAWGGNYEEILAAINKRISEVGILSFIGYKLVELGDGYAKAVFQHDKRLERVGGIIHGGVIMTALDTTMGFAAMASAKGENNVTLELKVNFLEPLDGGIYEVTGRVLRRGLHTIVVDGELRKRGGVLAAKALGTYFIVRT; encoded by the coding sequence ATGGCCTGGGGCGGGAACTACGAGGAGATCCTGGCCGCGATCAACAAGAGGATCTCGGAGGTGGGCATACTCTCGTTCATCGGATACAAGCTGGTCGAGCTCGGCGACGGGTATGCCAAGGCGGTGTTTCAGCACGACAAGAGGCTGGAGAGGGTAGGCGGGATAATACACGGCGGCGTGATCATGACGGCGCTCGACACGACTATGGGGTTCGCCGCCATGGCCTCAGCCAAGGGCGAGAACAACGTCACGCTGGAGCTCAAGGTGAACTTCCTCGAGCCCCTCGACGGCGGGATCTACGAGGTGACGGGCAGAGTGCTGAGGAGAGGCCTCCACACGATAGTGGTCGACGGAGAGCTGAGGAAGAGAGGCGGAGTGCTCGCCGCCAAGGCCCTAGGCACCTACTTTATAGTGAGGACGTAG
- a CDS encoding DUF1286 domain-containing protein: MLLRTHVVFAIAAGFLALRYLLAVPPAAALAAAAAISLAVNPIVDFLGHEHGRRSPRTHEPLHAAVLGAAVGGVLGLAIPYAAPWAAAAGAVEALSHLFLDAFTEHGIYVRRNGRYKRFAFAHLRYNDPTANGLTAAFSILIIVAVLLQPSLS; this comes from the coding sequence ATGTTGTTGAGGACCCACGTGGTTTTCGCGATCGCGGCGGGCTTCCTGGCGCTGAGGTATCTGCTGGCCGTCCCGCCCGCGGCGGCGCTGGCGGCGGCCGCGGCCATTTCGCTGGCCGTGAACCCCATAGTGGACTTCCTCGGCCACGAACACGGCAGGCGCAGTCCCCGCACCCACGAGCCCCTACACGCGGCCGTCCTGGGGGCAGCCGTAGGCGGAGTTCTGGGGCTGGCGATCCCCTACGCCGCGCCTTGGGCCGCCGCGGCGGGGGCCGTTGAGGCCCTCTCCCACCTCTTCCTGGACGCCTTCACTGAGCACGGAATATACGTGAGGCGCAACGGGAGGTACAAGAGATTTGCGTTCGCACACCTCAGATACAACGACCCGACAGCCAACGGGCTGACTGCGGCGTTCTCGATCCTCATAATCGTCGCCGTCCTCCTCCAACCCTCCCTTTCCTAA
- a CDS encoding ABC transporter ATP-binding protein codes for MDCIAASGLVKSYGDLRALDGVTFGVPCGGAAALLGPNGAGKSTTLKILAGLLKPDGGRASVGGFEAGSEDARRISGYLPEDPEPYLALTVRENLEYMAALRGVEDWGWVDELVEALELRRYLRYKASSISRGIRQRLAVAMALVHKPQVALLDEPLNYLDVPSQEAVVSLLESLRPTVLVSTHILSVAGRLADEVLIMSGGKIVWRGPLAEVPGARERGLEAAVAEIIRRGP; via the coding sequence GTGGACTGCATCGCGGCGTCTGGCTTGGTCAAGAGCTATGGAGATCTGAGGGCCCTCGACGGCGTGACTTTCGGGGTGCCTTGCGGCGGGGCGGCGGCGCTTCTGGGCCCCAACGGCGCTGGGAAGTCCACCACGTTGAAAATCCTGGCGGGGCTCCTCAAGCCGGACGGGGGGAGGGCGTCGGTGGGGGGCTTCGAGGCCGGCTCCGAGGACGCCAGGCGCATCTCGGGCTATCTCCCCGAGGATCCCGAGCCGTATCTGGCCTTGACGGTGAGGGAGAATCTGGAGTACATGGCGGCCTTGAGGGGCGTCGAGGACTGGGGCTGGGTGGACGAGCTCGTGGAGGCGCTGGAGCTTAGGCGTTACCTGCGCTACAAGGCCTCCTCGATCTCTAGGGGCATTAGGCAGAGGCTCGCCGTGGCTATGGCCCTTGTCCACAAGCCGCAGGTGGCCCTCCTAGACGAGCCGCTCAACTATCTGGACGTGCCTTCCCAAGAGGCCGTGGTGTCTCTCCTCGAATCTCTGAGGCCCACGGTCCTGGTCTCGACGCACATACTCTCGGTGGCCGGGCGCCTTGCCGACGAGGTGTTGATCATGTCGGGCGGCAAGATCGTCTGGCGGGGCCCTCTGGCCGAGGTGCCGGGCGCGCGGGAGAGAGGCCTCGAGGCCGCCGTGGCCGAGATCATCAGGAGGGGGCCATGA
- a CDS encoding Trm112 family protein — translation MKYRLMDVLACPYDKTFPLRLIVIKRTEHPERQYTWPRKPFCEEYCSYRDLKIKEHPKPDTLPCEECHRWEIETGVIYCPTCGRWYPIIEEIPRMLPDELRNEKDEVEFLKSIKDDLEKVAPDLAKKILYEGKPFKLKQ, via the coding sequence ATGAAGTATAGGCTGATGGACGTTCTGGCGTGCCCCTATGACAAGACATTTCCCCTCCGCCTGATAGTGATCAAGAGGACGGAGCACCCCGAGAGGCAGTACACTTGGCCCAGGAAGCCCTTCTGCGAGGAGTACTGCTCCTACCGCGATCTGAAGATCAAGGAGCACCCCAAGCCGGACACGCTCCCCTGCGAGGAGTGCCACAGATGGGAGATCGAGACCGGCGTGATATACTGCCCGACTTGCGGCAGGTGGTACCCGATAATAGAGGAGATACCGCGCATGCTCCCCGACGAGTTGCGCAACGAGAAGGACGAGGTGGAGTTCTTGAAGTCCATAAAGGACGACTTGGAGAAGGTCGCCCCCGATCTCGCCAAGAAGATACTCTACGAGGGCAAGCCCTTCAAGCTCAAGCAGTAG
- a CDS encoding alkaline phosphatase family protein: MFIAMPRPIKHRYINSTTSTGFKVSGLTATPIKHVVIIILENHAFDNIYGLYPFGTPPIINSITLSLMRPVGLNLSVVINGVKPYYANSVILKDPWEGYVNYHTDWDLGAMDGFVRGSGPQSMAYLSYQQVPLLWDYAEEYVLADNFFSPDLATTTPNRISYLVGFPVPAFGANSDCVIDFQETILYQLTQYNISWAYFDYGYRPGQALPPYPLSLIKGAGKYSSYYFNTSVFLQDLRDGELPSVSFLMFTGGNGHDEHSALDLHPPFNLTQGQVNLAYFVDAIEESPYWNSTVIFITFDEGGGFYDQVPPPIIYNYGIDPACEDGYLSRLGLRNYNVLGERVPLLIISPYAKEGWVDNYSISGYTLLAFIDYNWHLPYLTPIVANSNLAGLLAAFDFNQPPRPPIVITPTNWTYPIPLQYPIHYGYTATVKGNYTGYEILYRMGLISSSIYKYIIEYNNTRTSIIGSSN, translated from the coding sequence ATGTTTATCGCGATGCCTAGGCCCATTAAGCATAGGTACATTAACTCAACCACGTCTACAGGGTTTAAGGTTAGCGGATTGACGGCAACGCCGATAAAGCACGTAGTCATAATAATTCTCGAGAACCACGCCTTTGACAACATTTACGGCCTTTACCCATTCGGCACCCCACCCATAATTAACAGCATTACGCTGTCCCTAATGAGGCCCGTTGGCCTTAACCTAAGCGTCGTTATTAACGGCGTTAAGCCATATTACGCAAACTCCGTTATCTTAAAGGACCCCTGGGAGGGATACGTAAACTACCACACTGACTGGGACTTGGGGGCTATGGACGGCTTCGTTAGGGGTTCAGGCCCACAGTCCATGGCATACCTATCCTACCAGCAGGTTCCCCTACTCTGGGACTACGCCGAGGAGTACGTGCTTGCCGACAACTTCTTCTCCCCGGATCTAGCAACAACCACACCCAATAGGATATCCTACCTGGTGGGCTTCCCCGTACCGGCCTTTGGCGCCAACAGCGACTGCGTCATAGACTTCCAGGAGACTATACTGTACCAATTGACCCAATATAACATATCCTGGGCCTACTTCGACTACGGCTATAGACCTGGGCAAGCTCTACCGCCGTATCCGCTATCCCTAATAAAGGGGGCCGGCAAGTATAGTAGCTACTACTTCAACACCTCGGTATTCCTACAAGACCTGAGGGATGGCGAACTACCCAGCGTCTCCTTCCTAATGTTCACCGGCGGCAATGGCCATGACGAACACTCGGCCCTAGACCTACACCCCCCATTCAACCTAACCCAGGGGCAGGTTAACTTGGCATACTTCGTAGACGCCATAGAGGAGAGCCCATATTGGAACAGCACGGTGATCTTCATCACGTTCGATGAAGGTGGTGGATTCTACGACCAAGTACCGCCCCCGATAATATACAACTATGGTATAGACCCAGCCTGTGAGGATGGTTACCTAAGTAGGCTCGGTTTAAGAAACTACAATGTGCTTGGAGAGAGGGTGCCACTACTCATAATATCACCCTACGCCAAGGAGGGCTGGGTGGATAACTACAGTATTTCAGGATACACGTTGCTGGCCTTTATCGACTATAACTGGCACCTACCCTACCTAACCCCGATAGTGGCCAACTCAAACCTAGCAGGCCTACTGGCTGCCTTCGACTTCAACCAACCCCCAAGGCCGCCCATAGTGATAACCCCAACGAATTGGACATACCCAATACCGCTACAGTACCCAATACACTACGGCTACACTGCGACCGTCAAGGGCAACTACACCGGCTATGAAATACTATACAGAATGGGTTTGATAAGTAGTAGTATATATAAATATATAATAGAATACAACAACACACGAACTAGTATCATTGGATCAAGTAATTAA
- a CDS encoding aspartyl protease family protein — protein sequence MHVSAWVMYSLGRGLGGRGEVEYDEILADTGATFTALPIDAAEKLIETPFTVELRLGDGRRVAAKVYVAEAEIEGRRGPVRVVAFEGATPVIGVDTLETLGLRVDPITGKLEKTEYYMLYV from the coding sequence GTGCATGTCTCGGCGTGGGTCATGTATTCACTAGGGCGAGGTTTAGGGGGGAGGGGCGAGGTGGAGTACGACGAGATATTGGCAGACACGGGGGCCACCTTCACGGCGCTCCCCATCGACGCGGCCGAGAAGCTCATAGAGACGCCGTTCACGGTCGAGCTGAGGCTAGGAGACGGCAGGAGAGTGGCCGCGAAGGTGTACGTGGCTGAAGCCGAGATAGAGGGGAGGCGGGGCCCCGTGAGGGTAGTTGCGTTCGAGGGGGCGACCCCCGTCATAGGCGTGGACACCCTCGAGACGCTGGGGCTCCGCGTAGATCCGATCACGGGCAAGCTCGAGAAGACGGAATACTACATGCTCTACGTCTAG
- a CDS encoding V-type ATPase 116kDa subunit family protein, translated as MPFERLLFVRFAAPPDVVLDVIFRLGLAGIAVFEDRPPYFSQPPVPPLAADVEALGRLLDRVGLEAEARPPRADKLSEALRKALDALRACTAGYRLDDAVGREAAKRAILSCLAERGTAAEDLAGIYRAAKEVLDIYGKSAYSEGPDTGKSFAAMAAEVAAKEEELRRLGALVSFLEWLEGGGYSRLRVPKGYRVVLEPREPIPEPHQLFELGGFKVAIVAGGAGRYGGVEVPQEYLLDIHTARELLRQTIASVDEALGRLKRSLAEMYEVYRAYSAFGDARWEDHAGTATVSFYIRERDAAKLDEILAGALGGVYVPRRLVAYRTGAAYKLIRTPTSERWPYPIKAFSRILYMYGPPAPGEISPLPLVAFLFPFFYGWMFGDVGYGLLLLVLALVLLRVGRKDWGFIWLTTSAATMAFGLYYGDFFGLKLWGARQELDYMTGMAVAMMFGYYLMALAFVLKTAQSALSGDAPAAAALHAPMTVIYLSIGASLLRYINMPQLLYGRPFVDIAAKACGALADLRVMLAGTSWLASGIAALALKYGAVYLREIGGELAFSTMEAFIAATANVLSFARLAIVYIAHGIFTSAALSLLDLPAGIALYALAQLLIAGFEGFLTAIQSLRLIYYETLSKFYRGSGRLFEPFKLGRQEPERA; from the coding sequence GTGCCCTTCGAGCGTCTGCTGTTCGTCAGATTCGCGGCGCCTCCGGACGTAGTCCTCGACGTGATATTTAGGTTGGGCCTGGCCGGCATTGCGGTATTCGAGGACAGGCCGCCCTACTTCTCGCAACCGCCCGTCCCGCCGCTCGCGGCGGACGTAGAGGCGCTCGGGCGGCTCTTAGATCGCGTCGGCTTAGAGGCGGAGGCAAGGCCGCCCCGCGCCGACAAGTTGTCCGAGGCCTTGAGGAAGGCCCTCGACGCGTTGAGGGCGTGCACGGCCGGCTACAGGCTGGACGACGCCGTGGGGAGGGAGGCCGCCAAGCGGGCGATACTGAGCTGTCTCGCCGAGAGGGGGACTGCCGCCGAGGATCTCGCGGGCATATACAGAGCCGCGAAGGAGGTCCTGGATATCTACGGGAAATCCGCGTACTCTGAGGGGCCGGACACCGGCAAGTCCTTCGCGGCCATGGCCGCCGAGGTGGCCGCCAAGGAGGAAGAGCTGAGGAGGCTCGGCGCCCTCGTGTCCTTCCTCGAGTGGCTGGAGGGCGGCGGCTACTCGCGCCTCAGAGTGCCCAAGGGCTACCGCGTGGTGTTGGAGCCCCGCGAGCCCATACCGGAGCCCCACCAACTGTTCGAGCTCGGGGGCTTTAAGGTGGCCATAGTCGCGGGCGGCGCGGGGAGGTACGGAGGGGTCGAGGTGCCGCAGGAGTACCTATTGGATATACATACGGCGAGGGAGTTGCTGAGGCAGACCATCGCGAGCGTGGACGAGGCGCTGGGGAGGCTGAAGAGATCCCTGGCGGAGATGTACGAAGTATACCGGGCCTATTCGGCGTTCGGCGACGCGAGGTGGGAGGACCACGCCGGGACCGCCACCGTATCTTTCTATATAAGGGAGAGGGACGCGGCCAAGCTGGACGAGATACTCGCGGGCGCCCTCGGAGGGGTCTACGTGCCTCGGCGGCTCGTCGCCTACAGGACAGGCGCCGCCTACAAGCTGATAAGGACGCCGACGAGCGAGAGGTGGCCCTACCCGATAAAGGCGTTCTCCAGGATACTCTACATGTACGGGCCCCCCGCCCCGGGCGAGATATCGCCGCTCCCGCTGGTGGCCTTCCTCTTCCCCTTCTTCTACGGCTGGATGTTCGGCGACGTCGGCTACGGCCTACTGCTCCTCGTACTGGCGCTGGTCTTGTTGAGGGTCGGCAGGAAGGACTGGGGCTTTATCTGGCTGACCACGTCGGCCGCAACAATGGCCTTCGGGCTCTACTACGGCGACTTCTTCGGCCTAAAGCTGTGGGGCGCGAGGCAGGAGCTGGACTACATGACGGGCATGGCGGTTGCCATGATGTTCGGCTACTATCTCATGGCGCTGGCGTTCGTCCTCAAGACGGCCCAGTCTGCGCTGTCTGGCGACGCCCCCGCGGCCGCCGCCCTCCACGCCCCTATGACAGTCATCTATCTATCGATCGGCGCATCTCTGCTGAGGTACATAAACATGCCGCAGTTGCTTTACGGAAGGCCTTTCGTAGATATCGCGGCCAAGGCCTGCGGCGCCCTCGCCGATCTCCGCGTCATGCTGGCCGGCACGTCGTGGCTCGCCTCGGGCATCGCGGCTCTTGCCTTGAAATACGGCGCCGTCTACCTGCGCGAGATAGGGGGCGAGCTGGCCTTCTCGACCATGGAGGCCTTCATAGCGGCGACCGCCAACGTCCTCAGCTTCGCGCGGCTCGCCATAGTCTACATAGCCCACGGCATATTCACCTCAGCCGCGCTCAGTCTGCTGGATCTGCCGGCAGGCATCGCGCTGTACGCGCTGGCGCAGTTGTTGATAGCCGGGTTCGAGGGCTTCTTGACGGCTATACAGTCGCTTAGGCTGATATACTACGAGACCCTCTCGAAGTTCTACAGAGGCTCTGGAAGGCTCTTCGAGCCCTTCAAGCTAGGCCGGCAGGAGCCCGAGAGGGCTTGA
- a CDS encoding nitric-oxide reductase large subunit, whose translation MPNGKSVWPTIVLAATVLVYAAYAFMAYYTFTHIPPIPSEVVTANGTVLFTGRDVVLGKYYFQKYGLMDYGSVLGMGGYFGVDFTSYTLRMLEDAAAHSLGFDAVPQNNATAMAAIKAALLPDPDGGKIVVSDVFAKGFYDAVNYYSQMLGPDSAEYRLKPYLITNKTIVRYLTAYFTWTALIALENYTNGFPYTPGLLAPTNNVLYASWGMIIAILLIVMPMAAYVFIKFLDYWRDPRSPIQLPPPNEAQRLTLWGFALFGLALGVQGLLGGYTMHLYTDASLYGVNLLSILPFNVSRALHYNLAILWIALTWLTFSLFVFPYFGVNVSKRQVAAVLALGTAVALGDLFGIWLSYLGYIPAPWWFIVGSQGRDVIDQGTLWLLLLTAVLGYFSYLWYKASKTAAEPLRPFAKILSIAIAGAAAGTFVGALPVVAPWPDFQVDEYFRWMTIHAYVEGFWPPIVVTVVAVLLFIAGLVPQRLALAVVGLDATSEIITGMIGTAHHYYFNGLPTFWMYVGAIVSVLEAVPLGFMIIYAIVVWRRGEIRTEFQKTLVTYALVAGIGGGIGVVVFGAAFINAPFLNYFLHDAQSTMAHAHVAFPLAYGVPSILMWVVAFYLSGKFSDRDLRLMRWAAVIIGVGFYLQVLLTLEPLGVLQIQQELAKGYWFIKTLYTPSGALGFWQEPVVVNVVWLRMIGDLVAAVGFAVVIFGMLARLLKRQ comes from the coding sequence ATGCCCAACGGCAAGAGCGTATGGCCCACGATAGTGTTGGCCGCGACGGTTCTCGTATATGCGGCCTACGCATTCATGGCCTACTACACGTTCACCCACATACCTCCCATACCCAGCGAGGTCGTGACGGCCAACGGGACGGTGCTCTTCACCGGCAGAGACGTGGTCCTCGGCAAGTACTACTTCCAGAAATACGGCTTGATGGACTACGGCTCGGTCTTGGGCATGGGCGGCTACTTCGGCGTGGACTTCACGTCGTATACGTTGAGGATGCTCGAGGACGCCGCCGCCCACAGCCTCGGCTTCGACGCGGTGCCTCAGAACAACGCCACGGCCATGGCCGCCATTAAGGCCGCGCTCCTCCCCGACCCAGACGGCGGCAAGATCGTGGTGAGCGACGTCTTCGCCAAGGGCTTCTACGACGCGGTGAACTACTACTCGCAGATGCTGGGCCCCGACTCCGCCGAGTATAGGCTTAAGCCCTATCTGATAACCAACAAGACGATAGTGAGGTATCTGACGGCGTACTTCACGTGGACGGCCCTAATAGCGCTGGAGAACTACACCAACGGCTTCCCCTACACCCCAGGCCTTCTGGCCCCCACCAACAACGTGCTCTACGCCTCGTGGGGCATGATAATCGCCATACTGCTCATAGTGATGCCCATGGCAGCCTACGTCTTCATCAAGTTCCTCGACTACTGGCGCGATCCCAGATCGCCCATACAGCTCCCGCCCCCCAACGAGGCCCAACGCCTCACCCTCTGGGGCTTCGCCCTCTTCGGGCTCGCCCTAGGCGTCCAGGGCCTCCTCGGCGGCTACACGATGCACCTCTACACAGACGCGTCCCTATACGGCGTCAACTTGTTGTCTATTCTTCCGTTTAATGTCTCCCGCGCCCTCCACTACAACTTGGCGATATTGTGGATAGCCTTGACGTGGCTCACGTTCTCCCTATTCGTGTTCCCGTACTTCGGCGTGAATGTGTCCAAGAGACAAGTCGCGGCCGTGCTCGCCCTAGGGACGGCGGTGGCCCTCGGCGATTTGTTCGGGATATGGCTCAGCTATCTGGGCTACATACCGGCTCCTTGGTGGTTCATAGTGGGGAGCCAGGGGAGAGACGTAATAGACCAGGGGACTCTCTGGCTGTTGCTCCTGACCGCCGTTTTGGGCTACTTCTCCTATCTCTGGTATAAGGCGTCCAAGACGGCGGCGGAGCCTCTGAGGCCCTTCGCCAAGATACTCTCTATAGCCATAGCGGGCGCGGCCGCCGGCACATTCGTGGGAGCTCTGCCCGTGGTAGCCCCGTGGCCGGACTTCCAAGTCGACGAGTACTTCAGATGGATGACTATACACGCCTACGTGGAGGGCTTCTGGCCGCCCATAGTGGTCACCGTGGTGGCCGTCCTCTTGTTCATAGCGGGGCTGGTGCCCCAGAGGCTGGCCCTAGCAGTCGTCGGCCTCGACGCGACGAGTGAAATAATAACCGGTATGATAGGGACAGCCCACCACTACTACTTCAACGGCCTCCCGACGTTCTGGATGTACGTCGGCGCCATAGTCAGCGTCCTCGAGGCGGTGCCTCTGGGCTTCATGATAATATACGCCATAGTCGTCTGGAGGAGGGGCGAGATTAGGACCGAGTTCCAGAAGACGCTGGTGACCTACGCGTTGGTGGCCGGGATCGGCGGCGGTATCGGCGTGGTGGTCTTCGGCGCGGCCTTCATCAACGCCCCCTTCCTCAACTACTTCCTACACGACGCTCAGAGCACGATGGCACACGCCCACGTGGCCTTCCCGCTGGCCTACGGGGTGCCGAGCATATTGATGTGGGTCGTCGCGTTTTACTTATCCGGCAAGTTCAGCGATAGGGATCTCAGGCTCATGAGGTGGGCCGCCGTGATTATCGGCGTAGGCTTCTACCTCCAGGTCCTGCTCACTTTGGAGCCTCTGGGCGTTCTGCAGATCCAGCAGGAGCTCGCCAAGGGGTACTGGTTCATAAAGACGCTATACACGCCGTCCGGCGCGCTGGGCTTCTGGCAAGAGCCGGTAGTGGTGAACGTTGTCTGGCTCAGAATGATAGGCGATCTCGTGGCGGCCGTCGGCTTCGCCGTGGTCATATTCGGGATGCTCGCGCGGCTTCTTAAGAGGCAGTGA
- a CDS encoding MFS transporter, with translation MRRAVYLVIGFVVMCFNSLYQYTWNLLGPMLGRQLGIGAVLVATGFSIYVVASTLAQPVGGGLADARGPKAVGMAAAVLSAFGFIGAALAPDLPTLYAAWALGSIGEGVLYGIAFNLAVKWYRDKMGLATGLVSLGFGLGSAVANPMIALAGDFREVALTIGAVELAALPALMSLAEYPRGLSGKTPAQAARDARFWLLYASYALGSVPLLTLASSLHLLSSGGQLVLLASIYPLMVGVARPILGKVADEWGVLNTIYVGLGASMLGAALFALGLAAAGTVLIGLFGGSLIVLYLNAASKIFGARYATANNGVLYTGKAVGGVLGSLAFSYIYTAVGEGGAIAFAFASAAAATLLLTALRHYSNEEFNNSL, from the coding sequence GTGCGGAGGGCCGTCTACCTGGTGATAGGGTTCGTCGTCATGTGCTTCAACTCGCTCTACCAATACACCTGGAACTTGTTGGGCCCCATGTTGGGGCGCCAGTTGGGTATAGGGGCGGTGCTGGTCGCCACGGGCTTCTCGATATACGTAGTGGCCTCCACGCTGGCTCAACCCGTTGGAGGGGGGTTGGCCGACGCGAGGGGCCCCAAGGCCGTGGGGATGGCCGCGGCCGTGCTGTCGGCGTTCGGCTTCATAGGAGCCGCGCTCGCGCCCGACTTGCCGACGCTCTACGCGGCGTGGGCTCTGGGCAGCATAGGCGAGGGGGTGCTGTACGGCATCGCCTTCAACCTAGCCGTCAAGTGGTATAGGGACAAGATGGGCCTAGCCACAGGCCTCGTCTCCCTAGGCTTCGGCCTCGGCTCCGCCGTGGCCAACCCGATGATAGCCCTCGCCGGGGATTTCAGAGAGGTCGCGTTGACGATCGGGGCCGTCGAGCTGGCGGCGTTGCCGGCCTTGATGTCCCTCGCCGAATATCCGCGCGGCCTGTCGGGCAAGACGCCGGCGCAGGCGGCCAGAGACGCCAGGTTTTGGCTACTCTACGCCTCATACGCCCTGGGGTCCGTGCCTCTGTTGACGCTCGCCTCGTCCCTCCACTTGTTGAGCTCCGGCGGACAGCTCGTGCTCCTGGCCTCCATATATCCTTTGATGGTCGGCGTAGCGCGGCCCATACTCGGCAAGGTAGCCGACGAGTGGGGAGTCCTCAACACCATATACGTAGGGCTCGGCGCGTCCATGCTCGGCGCCGCGCTGTTCGCGTTGGGCCTAGCCGCCGCGGGCACCGTACTGATAGGCCTCTTCGGCGGCTCGCTCATAGTGCTCTACCTCAACGCGGCGAGCAAGATCTTCGGGGCCAGATACGCCACAGCCAACAACGGAGTGCTGTACACGGGCAAGGCAGTCGGCGGAGTCCTCGGAAGCCTCGCGTTCAGCTACATCTACACGGCGGTTGGGGAAGGCGGCGCGATCGCCTTTGCGTTCGCCTCTGCGGCGGCAGCCACCCTGCTCCTAACGGCGCTGAGGCATTATAGCAATGAAGAGTTCAATAATTCATTATAG
- a CDS encoding mechanosensitive ion channel domain-containing protein has protein sequence MSQEGPLPASEVAKRTGAAIARVVVYIVIYVVISAVVHYLMSSLLPQYNIQVQSYEGYVQILLALLFGYYIVSGVAEFFYWSMRAKYDHSVAASVRNVVRIIGIGAMLAAIAGAVGGGAAGVALGGFLGIVIGFASQQVLGQAVAGLFLLIARPFKIKDSVNLVGEDGVVEDVSTLFTTVIKSDGTKVLIPNNAIIGNKIYLKPKQQQ, from the coding sequence ATGAGCCAAGAAGGCCCGCTTCCGGCCTCCGAAGTGGCGAAGAGAACAGGCGCGGCCATAGCCAGAGTAGTCGTCTACATCGTGATCTACGTGGTCATATCGGCAGTCGTCCACTACCTTATGTCGAGCTTGTTGCCCCAATACAACATACAGGTCCAGAGCTACGAGGGCTACGTCCAGATACTGCTTGCGTTGCTCTTCGGCTACTACATAGTGTCGGGGGTGGCCGAGTTCTTCTACTGGAGCATGAGGGCCAAATACGACCACTCGGTCGCGGCGTCTGTGAGGAACGTCGTCAGGATCATAGGCATCGGCGCCATGCTCGCCGCTATAGCCGGCGCGGTGGGCGGCGGCGCGGCCGGAGTAGCGTTGGGCGGTTTCTTAGGAATCGTCATAGGCTTCGCGTCGCAACAGGTGCTAGGCCAGGCGGTGGCAGGCCTTTTCCTGCTCATAGCTAGGCCCTTCAAGATAAAGGACTCGGTGAACCTAGTCGGCGAAGACGGCGTAGTCGAGGACGTGAGCACCTTGTTCACTACAGTGATCAAGAGCGACGGGACCAAGGTGTTGATACCCAACAACGCGATAATAGGCAATAAGATATACCTAAAACCGAAACAACAACAGTAG